A stretch of DNA from Flavobacteriaceae bacterium MAR_2009_75:
AGCTTCTTTGATTATCACTAAAGATTAAGCCGGTATCAATTTTAGACATTGAACTTCAATTCTTTATCACTTGTCATTCTTTCTACGGAATGCCGTAACTTTGATGGCTCTAAAATCTACTATGTCAGAAAAGAAAGTTAGCATCCTCACTGCCTTTAAAACAATTATTTGGCCTAGAAGAAAATTGGTGTTTCTCGGGTTGTTTTTGATTATTATCAGCAAAGCTGCCAGCTTTGTCGCCCCGGTATCCCTCAGGTATTTTTTAGATGATATCGTACCCAATAAAAACTATGATCTGCTCAAGATTTTGGTGGCGGTGGTCATTCTGGCATTTTTGATTCAGGCAGTAATGTCATTCCTGTTGACAAAAGTGCTTAGCATTCAAGCGCAGTTTATGATTTCAGAATTGAGGGCCCAAGTTCAGAAACAAGTACTTTCACTGCCCATTCGTTTTTTTGATAACACCAAATCAGGTGCTTTGGTTTCAAGAATTATGAGTGATGTTGAGGGTGTTCGCAACCTTATCGGCACAGGTCTCGTACAATTGGTTGGCGGTAGCCTTACCGCAATTGGCTCGCTTATTTTATTATTACGTATTAGCCCATCGATGACCTTGTTGACTTTTATACCGCTTATATTATTTGCCTTTATCGCCCTAAAAGCCTTTAAAATCATAAGACCTGTTTTTAGAGAGCGTGGTAAAATCAATGCCGAGGTAAAAGGCAGATTGACCGAAACACTTGGAGGTATTAGGGTAATCAAAGGGTTCAATGCCGAACATCAAGAAGGAAAAGTATTCGAACAAGGGGTAGAAAGACTTTATAACAATGTGAAAAAGAGCCTGACGGCAACGGCTTTGATGACCAGTTCATCTACCTTTCTGCTGGGCTTGGCCACAACAGGTATCATGATGGGCTTTGGCGGCTATAAAATGATGCAGGGGGAACTGACGACCGGTGAATATTTTGAGTTTACTTTTTTGCTGGCATTAATGGTTGCGCCTATCGTACAAATGAGCAACATTGGTAGTCAGTTGACAGAGGCTTTAGCGGGATTAGATCGTACCGAAGAACTAATGAACCAAGTTTCGGAAGCTGACGAAAAAGATAGAACCGTTGTTCTAACAGAGTTTAGGGGAGAGATGAGTTTTAACGATGTCTCTTTTGCTTACGAAGAAGACAAAGAAGTGTTACACAACATCAGTTTTGACGTAAAGGCAGGAGAGGTAATAGCCCTGGTCGGAAGCTCAGGTTCTGGAAAATCTACTATTGCCGGTCTCGCTGCTAGTTTTTTGAATCCTGATGGGGGGCAAATAAGTATCGATGGTAAAGATTTGTCAAAAGTTGACCTGACCAGTTTTAGACAATTTCTCGGTGTGGTTTTACAAGATGATTTTCTATTTGAAGGTACTATCAGAGAGAATATTCTGTTCCCGAGGCCCAACGCTTCAGAAGAAGAATTGCAGGCTGCCGTTAAAGCGGCTTATGTAGATGAATTTACCGACCGCTTTGATGATGGATTGGAAACCCTTATCGGAGAACGTGGTGTAAAACTCTCTGGAGGGCAACGCCAACGTTTAGCTATAGCAAGAGCAGTTCTAGCAGACCCTAAGATTTTGATTTTAGATGAAGCCACCTCAAACCTTGATACCGAAAGTGAGGCCCTGATTCAGAAAAGTTTAGCTACTCTAACCGAGGGCAGAACTACTTTTGTTATCGCCCACAGGCTAAGTACCATTCGAAAAGCGGACCAGATTTTGGTTATCGAAAATGGTAAGATTGCCGAACAGGGCACGCATGAAGAACTGATTAC
This window harbors:
- a CDS encoding ATP-binding cassette, subfamily B, MsbA codes for the protein MSEKKVSILTAFKTIIWPRRKLVFLGLFLIIISKAASFVAPVSLRYFLDDIVPNKNYDLLKILVAVVILAFLIQAVMSFLLTKVLSIQAQFMISELRAQVQKQVLSLPIRFFDNTKSGALVSRIMSDVEGVRNLIGTGLVQLVGGSLTAIGSLILLLRISPSMTLLTFIPLILFAFIALKAFKIIRPVFRERGKINAEVKGRLTETLGGIRVIKGFNAEHQEGKVFEQGVERLYNNVKKSLTATALMTSSSTFLLGLATTGIMMGFGGYKMMQGELTTGEYFEFTFLLALMVAPIVQMSNIGSQLTEALAGLDRTEELMNQVSEADEKDRTVVLTEFRGEMSFNDVSFAYEEDKEVLHNISFDVKAGEVIALVGSSGSGKSTIAGLAASFLNPDGGQISIDGKDLSKVDLTSFRQFLGVVLQDDFLFEGTIRENILFPRPNASEEELQAAVKAAYVDEFTDRFDDGLETLIGERGVKLSGGQRQRLAIARAVLADPKILILDEATSNLDTESEALIQKSLATLTEGRTTFVIAHRLSTIRKADQILVIENGKIAEQGTHEELITKEGRYYNLFTYQARI